The following are encoded in a window of Magnolia sinica isolate HGM2019 unplaced genomic scaffold, MsV1 ctg348, whole genome shotgun sequence genomic DNA:
- the LOC131236264 gene encoding signal peptidase complex subunit 2-like, with product MALPDDLEVFGKYVVFNGLLQLIIYKKEKNAILFTYPLPGSFNSTGLVVSSKLPRFSDLYTLSVASADPKSVSSNKAFHFTKSVTKWFTRDGILVEGLFWKDVSKLIDDYSGDSRKNK from the exons TTTTTGGCAAGTATGTCGTCTTCAACGGATTGTTGCAGTTGATCATCTACAAAAAGGAGAAGAATGCGATCCTTTTCACTTATCCTCTTCCa GGATCATTCAACAGCACTGGACTGGTAGTATCTTCCAAGCTGCCAAGATTCTCTGACTTGTATACACTGTCTGTTGCCAGCGCAGATCCAAAATCTGTTTCTTCCAATAAAGCATTCCATTTCACAAAGAGTGTTACCAAGTG GTTCACTCGTGATGGGATTCTGGTGGAAGGTCTGTTCTGGAAGGATGTAAGCAAACTGATTGATGATTATAGTGGAGATTCTCGAAAGAATAAATGA